The following coding sequences lie in one Carcharodon carcharias isolate sCarCar2 chromosome 5, sCarCar2.pri, whole genome shotgun sequence genomic window:
- the pln gene encoding cardiac phospholamban: protein MDKVQQITRSAMRRASAIEVNPQARRNLQELFVNFTLILICLLLIYIIRLLL, encoded by the coding sequence ATGGATAAGGTTCAGCAGATAACCCGCTCTGCCATGAGGAGAGCCTCTGCAATTGAAGTGAATCCACAAGCCCGTCGAAATCTTCAGGAACTGTTTGTCAATTTTACTCTGATTCTGATCTGCCTCCTTCTTATATACATCATAAGACTGCTGCTGTAA